In the Pseudoalteromonas undina genome, one interval contains:
- the yhbY gene encoding ribosome assembly RNA-binding protein YhbY, whose product MTLSNKQKQFLKGQAHSLKPVVLLGSNGLTEGVVVEIQSALEIHELIKVKVPTDDRETKKLIFDAIVRETGATKLQTIGHTIVLYRQSPEKKIQLPRG is encoded by the coding sequence ATGACATTATCAAACAAACAAAAGCAGTTTTTAAAAGGCCAGGCACATAGCCTTAAGCCTGTAGTTTTACTAGGTTCTAACGGTTTAACCGAAGGCGTAGTAGTTGAAATCCAAAGCGCACTAGAAATTCACGAATTAATTAAAGTGAAAGTGCCAACTGACGATCGTGAAACAAAAAAGCTTATTTTTGATGCCATTGTTCGCGAAACAGGGGCCACCAAATTACAAACAATCGGTCATACGATTGTGCTTTACCGTCAAAGCCCAGAGAAAAAAATTCAGTTACCTCGCGGCTAA
- the rlmE gene encoding 23S rRNA (uridine(2552)-2'-O)-methyltransferase RlmE — protein sequence MTNKKQSASSQRWLKEHFDDKYVQEAQKKGWRSRAVFKLDEIQNRDKLLRPAMTVVDLGAAPGSWSQYLAEKVGDKGQVVACDILPMDSLAGVDFLQGDFREEAVLDALLKRIDGKNVDVVLSDMAPNMSGNNSVDQAGSMYLVELALDMCHQVLKKNGAFIVKVFQGEGFDQYLQDVRNSFKAVKIRKPDASRPRSREVYIVATGYKL from the coding sequence ATGACAAATAAAAAACAGTCAGCCAGTTCACAGCGTTGGCTTAAAGAACATTTTGATGATAAATATGTTCAAGAAGCGCAAAAAAAAGGCTGGCGCTCTCGAGCTGTTTTCAAATTAGACGAAATTCAAAACAGAGATAAGTTATTGCGTCCAGCAATGACAGTAGTAGATTTAGGCGCAGCTCCAGGGAGTTGGTCACAATACTTAGCAGAAAAAGTAGGTGACAAAGGCCAAGTGGTTGCGTGTGATATTTTACCTATGGATTCATTAGCGGGTGTTGACTTTTTACAAGGAGACTTTCGTGAAGAAGCTGTACTTGATGCGCTGTTAAAACGCATTGATGGTAAAAATGTAGATGTGGTATTGTCTGATATGGCACCTAACATGAGTGGTAATAACTCGGTTGATCAGGCGGGTAGCATGTACTTGGTTGAGCTTGCACTTGATATGTGTCACCAAGTTTTAAAGAAAAATGGCGCGTTTATTGTTAAAGTATTCCAAGGTGAAGGCTTTGATCAGTATTTGCAAGATGTACGTAATAGTTTTAAAGCAGTGAAGATACGTAAACCGGATGCCTCGCGTCCCCGTTCTCGGGAAGTATATATAGTAGCGACTGGATACAAACTGTAG